A genomic region of Magnolia sinica isolate HGM2019 chromosome 6, MsV1, whole genome shotgun sequence contains the following coding sequences:
- the LOC131249082 gene encoding brassinosteroid-responsive RING protein 1-like, whose translation MQTHISPLYRHKIQEERLPLAMGFVVAFPHLGLPRFLLHAYYVLGFLRDLIFCLFRLLCLSHLVESYVPVSSDASDCIQRPRFQSASAMLIRQILPVVSFEDLCMEKVMDRCLICLSEFEGGEEIRRLMNCKHLFHRSCLDRWMDCNHQTCPLCRSHLVPEDMREEFEERVLEADAALYSDGEDPFMLQEFGLSWVVDNPIQPISQ comes from the coding sequence ATGCAAACACACATCTCTCCTCTCTATCGACACAAAATTCAAGAAGAACGGCTACCTCTCGCCATGGGCTTTGTTGTTGCCTTTCCTCACCTTGGTCTTCCCAGATTCCTTCTCCACGCATACTACGTTCTTGGTTTCCTCAGAGATCTCATCTTCTGCCTTTTCAGGCTTCTCTGTCTCAGCCACCTAGTCGAATCATACGTTCCTGTTTCATCAGACGCGTCTGATTGTATACAACGGCCTAGATTCCAATCCGCGTCTGCAATGCTCATTCGGCAGATCTTGCCCGTTGTTTCTTTTGAGGATTTGTGTATGGAGAAGGTGATGGACAGGTGTCTGATTTGCTTGTCTGAGTTTGAAGGGGGTGAGGAGATCCGACGGTTGATGAATTGCAAGCACTTGTTCCATCGGAGctgtttggaccgttggatggattGTAACCATCAGACGTGCCCGCTTTGTCGGAGTCATTTGGTACCCGAAGATATGAGGGAGGAATTCGAAGAAAGGGTTTTGGAAGCAGATGCAGCTCTTTATTCCGACGGTGAGGATCCATTCATGTTGCAGGAGTTCGGTTTATCATGGGTAGTGGACAATCCAATTCAGCCTATTTCGCAATAA